The Staphylococcus equorum genome contains the following window.
ATGTACACTCCCGAACCAAAATTACACTTTGATGCTATGACAATTGTTGGGAATCTTAATAAGAACAATGCTCACAAACTGTCTGAATTTATGAGTATTGCGCCACAAATTAGACTTTGGGATATATTACAAACCAAATTTAAAGCTAAGGCTCTACAAGAAAAAGTTTACATCGAATATGATAAAGTAAAAGCAGATGCGTGGGATAGACGTAATATGCGTGTTGAATTTAATCCTAATAAACTTACGCATGAAGAAATGCTTTGGTTAAAACAAAACATCATTGACTACATGGAAGATGATGGTTTTACAAGATTAGATTTGGCTTTTGATTTTGAAGACGATTTGAGCGATTATTATGCGATGACTGATAAATCAGTTAAGAAAACTATTTTTTATGGTCGTAACGGTAAACCAGAAACAAAATATTTTGGTGTTCGTGACAGTGATAGATTTATTAGAATTTATAATAAAAAACAAGAACGTAAGGATAATGCAGACATTGAAGTTATGTCTGAACACTTATGGCGTGTAGAAATTGAATTAAAAAGAGATATGGTTGATTATTGGAACGATTGTTTTAATGATTTACATATTTTGAAACCAGATTGGTCTAGTTTAGAAAAAGTAAAAGACCAAGCAATGATTTATATGCTAATTCATGAAGAAAGTACATGGGGTAAATTAGAAAGACGTACAAAAAATAAATACAGAGAAATGTTAAAAAGTATTTCAGAAATTGATTTAACGGACTTAATGAAATTGACTTTAAAAGAGAATGAAAAACAATTGCAAAAGCAGATTGAATTTTGGCAGCGTGAATTTAGATTTTGGGAGTGAAAAAACAATGAGGACTGAAAAAGAAATTTTAAATTTAGTTTCTGAATTTGCTTATCAACGAAGCAATGTAAAAATTATTGCTCTCGAGGGTTCAAGAACTAATGAAAATATAAAAAAAGATAAGTTTCAAGATTATGATTTTGCTTTTTTCGTATCAGATATTGAGTATTTCACACATGAAGAAAGTTGGTTAAGTTTATTTGGAGAATTATTGTTTATACAGAAACCAGAAGATATGGAATTATTCCCACCTGATTTAGATTATGGTTACAGTTATATAATGTATTTTAAAGATGGCATAAAAATGGATATTACATTAATTAATTTAAAAGATTTAAATCGTTATTTTAGTGATTCTGATGGTCTTGTAAAAATTTTAGTTGATAAAGATAATTTAGTAACTCAAGAAATTGTTCCAGATGACTCAAATTATTGGTTAAAAAAACCAACAGAACGAGAATTTTATGATTGCTGTAATGAGTTTTGGAGTGTCTCAACGTATGTAGCAAAGGGTGTTTTTAGAAGAGAAATATTATTTGCTTTAGATCATTTCAATAATATTTTACGTCCTGAATTATTAAGAATGATTTCTTGGTATATTGGCTTTAATAGGGGTTTTGATTTTAGTTTAGGAAAGAATTATAAGTTTATAAACAAATATTTAACTGATAAAGAATTCAATATGTTTTTAGCTACTTTTGAGATGAATGGATATAGAAAGACATACCAATCTTTTAAGCTTTGTTGTGAATTATTTAAATATTATTCAAATAAAGTAAGTTGTTTAGGAAATTATAACTATCCAAATTACGAAAAAAATATTGAGAATTTTATTCGTAATAATTATGAGAATTAATTTTATTAGCAACCACATTTTTGGTTGCTTTTGTTTTGATTTTGAATTTGGTTTTGAACTATGAGTGGCTAGCATTTTGCCACTCATTTTTTGCGTTAGCAAAAACATAAAGGGTCTGGGATTAATCCCAGCAAGCCGGTATATTCAGAACGAAGTGGCTAGAATATACGACGCTTGCCAAACCACTATATTACTTGAGAAAATATAGATTGTATTATAAGCTATATTTATGAAAAGGAATATTTTTCGTCAGAAAGGTGGTGGGACTTGTGAACGAACATAAAGATAATTTGGCTAGCGATTTGTCTGTTGGGGGAAACCGTAAACCCAACCGCAAAGAGCCAAAACAAATTAGTTTCAGAGTGAGTGAACAGGAATATTCAAAGTTGAAACAGTCGGCAGAAACTTTGAATATGACAGTGCCTAATTTCGTTAAGAAAAAGGCACAAGGCAGTCGATTAGTGTCGCCAAAATTAGACAAAGAAACGCGACAATCGATTGCCAAAGATTTAAGTCATTTGGGTAGTAATGTGAATCAGATTGCTAAGTGGTTTAATCAAAATAAAGATAAGGCTACACATTTACCAGAAGAGAAATATCATGATTTAGAAAAGCAATTTGATGATGTGAAAAAGGAGTTGCATAAGATATGGCAACAACTAAATTAGGCAATACGAAGTCGGCAAGTCGTGCCATTAATTACGCAGAAGAACGTGCAGAAGAAAAAAGCGGCTTAAATTGTGATGTTGATTATGCTAAATCATATTTTAAGCAAACTAGGGCGTTATATGGCAAAGAGAATGGTGTTCAAGCACATACAGTCATTCAATCTTTTAAGCCTGGCGAAGTAACAGCTAAAGAGTGTAATGAGATAGGTTTAGAATTAGCTAAAAAAATTGCACCAGATTATCAAGTTGCAGTTTATACACATACAGACAAAGACCATTATCACAATCACATTATTATTAATTCAGTAAATTTAGAAACAGGCAACAAGTATCAGTCAAACAAAGAACAACGTGATTTTATAAAAAAGGCGAATGATCAGTTATGTGAAGAACGTGGTTTATCTGTGCCAGAAAAGTCATCAGAAATCAGATATACGTTGGCAGAACAGAACATGATAGATAAAGATAAAAGGTCATGGAAAAATGATATAAGAATGGCAGTTGAAGAAACAAAGGATAACGCAGTAGACTTTGAAGAATTTAATACTTTGCTAAAAGAAAAAGGTGTTGAAATCACGAGAGTAACGAAAAACAACGTAACGTATAGACACATTGAAGAAGATAAAAAAGTACGTGGGAATAAGTTGGGCGATTCTTATGACAAAGGAGTGATTGAAAATGGCTTTGCAATCGAGAAATTCAGACGAGAACGAGAAGAAGAACGAGAATACGATGAATATGCAGACACGTTCGAAGTTGACTGGGACGCAGTCGCAGAAAATTCAGAAGACCTTAGAAAACGAAGAATTGC
Protein-coding sequences here:
- a CDS encoding relaxase/mobilization nuclease domain-containing protein; amino-acid sequence: MATTKLGNTKSASRAINYAEERAEEKSGLNCDVDYAKSYFKQTRALYGKENGVQAHTVIQSFKPGEVTAKECNEIGLELAKKIAPDYQVAVYTHTDKDHYHNHIIINSVNLETGNKYQSNKEQRDFIKKANDQLCEERGLSVPEKSSEIRYTLAEQNMIDKDKRSWKNDIRMAVEETKDNAVDFEEFNTLLKEKGVEITRVTKNNVTYRHIEEDKKVRGNKLGDSYDKGVIENGFAIEKFRREREEEREYDEYADTFEVDWDAVAENSEDLRKRRIARTEETKQASNKIYIRDERTTGLERKGIAGNQVEFEKDDGGLSR
- the str gene encoding streptomycin adenylyltransferase Str produces the protein MRTEKEILNLVSEFAYQRSNVKIIALEGSRTNENIKKDKFQDYDFAFFVSDIEYFTHEESWLSLFGELLFIQKPEDMELFPPDLDYGYSYIMYFKDGIKMDITLINLKDLNRYFSDSDGLVKILVDKDNLVTQEIVPDDSNYWLKKPTEREFYDCCNEFWSVSTYVAKGVFRREILFALDHFNNILRPELLRMISWYIGFNRGFDFSLGKNYKFINKYLTDKEFNMFLATFEMNGYRKTYQSFKLCCELFKYYSNKVSCLGNYNYPNYEKNIENFIRNNYEN
- a CDS encoding plasmid mobilization protein; its protein translation is MNEHKDNLASDLSVGGNRKPNRKEPKQISFRVSEQEYSKLKQSAETLNMTVPNFVKKKAQGSRLVSPKLDKETRQSIAKDLSHLGSNVNQIAKWFNQNKDKATHLPEEKYHDLEKQFDDVKKELHKIWQQLN